From the Thermus brockianus genome, the window CCCGGGCCGGCATGCGCACCTGGGGCAGGGTCTTCTGGTTGATGGGCTCGTCCGCCTCAATGATGCCGTTCATGTAGAGGAGGAAGGCCACCAGGTGGTAGACCTCCTCGTCCGTGAGGGTTCCCGGGGCCCCGAAGGGCATGGCCCGGCGGATGTAGTCGTAAAGGGTGGTGGCGTAGGGCCAGTAGTTGCCGATGGCGTACTCCACGGGCTCCGTGTCCGGGGTGATGGGGAAGGGCTCGGCCACCAGGCGGTTAAAGGGGTAGCCCTCCCCCCTGGCCCCGTGGCAAGAGGCGCACTTCTCGGCGTAGATGCGCTCCCCCTCCGCCACCTTTCCCTCCCCCGGGGGAAGCCCCCGGCCATCGGGCAGGACCACGGGCCTCAGGTCGTACTGGGCGGCGAGCTCCTCGGAAATGGGGGTGCCGAGGCCGTAGCGCGCCCCCAGCGCCAAACCCAAAAGAGCCACCACGAAGAAGACCTTCTTAGCCATCAAACACCTCCCCGTCGCACCCACCCACGGGGCCCACGGCCCGCACGCCCAGGGGCCTATCCCCGTTGACCACCCGGCCATCGGGCAGGATACGCCAGGCCTGGATGGCGTTGTAGTGGTAGCGGTTGTTCTTGCCCCAACGCCGGAAGAACTCCTCCCGGGTGGGCTGGGTGTTGCCCTTCTCGTCCCAGGCCCGGCTCCAAAGCACCACCTCCTCGCCCCGCCACTGCCAAGGCATCTTGAAGCGGACGAAGGCGTAGCGCTCCACGGGGGCCTCGAGGGTGGCCTGCCGCCAGGTCCTGCCCTCGTCCAAGGAGATCTCCACCTTGGTGATGCGGCCAAAACCGCTCCAGGCGAGGCCCCTAATCTCGTGGAAGCCCGGCTTGATCACCTGCCCCCCCGAGGGGTAGGTGACGATGGACTGGGGCTCCATCACCCAGGTGAAGGCGAGGACCTTGCCGTCCGCCATGACGTCCGTGTACTCGCTGGTTTCGTCCTTGGCCATGGCGGGCTGGTCCGTGACCAGGATACGCCTCAGCCACTTCACCTGGATGCTCCCCTCCCAGCCCGGCACCACCAGGCGCACGGGATAACCCTGCTCGGGGCGCAAGGCCTCCCCGTTTTGCGCATAGGCCACCAGGACGTCCTCCATGGCCTTCTCCAGGGGCAGGGAGCGGGTGTACATGGCGGCGTCCATGCCCTCGGGGATAAGCCACCTGGCCCCCGGCTTCACCCCCGCCTCCTTGAGGAGGAGGGCCAGGGGTACCCCGGTCCAGCTGGCGTTGGAGGCGAGGCCCCGGCTCCGGGTAGCGGTGAGGTTGGGGTCTGGGGGTTCCCGGTAGCCGTTTTGCCCGTTGCCGGCGCACTCAATGAAGTAGGTGCGGGTCACGGAGGGAAAGCGCTTGAGGTCCTCCAAGGTGAAGACCAGGGGCCTTTCCACCATCCCGTGGATCACCAGGCGGTAGCTTTTGGGGTCCACCTGGGGCACCCCGGCGTGGTGGCGCTCAAAGTGGAGGCCGTTGGGGGTGATGACCCCCTCCAGCCGCTCCAAGGGGGCGAAATCCGCCCCCGAGTGGCGGGTGCGCAGGTTGGGGGAGATGTAGCGCACCACCCCTTCCTCAAAAGGGCTTCGGCTCCCGTACTCGGAAAGGGGAGCCCCCAGGGTCTTGGTAGGGGCGAAGGTCTCCTCGTCCCAAGGGGGTGTCTGGGCCCTGGCCTTGAGGAAGCCGAAGAGGCTTCCTGCCCCCAACAGCCGGAAAAACTTCCTTCGGTCCATATACCCTCCCATCGTATCGTTCAGGC encodes:
- the soxC gene encoding sulfite dehydrogenase, which gives rise to MDRRKFFRLLGAGSLFGFLKARAQTPPWDEETFAPTKTLGAPLSEYGSRSPFEEGVVRYISPNLRTRHSGADFAPLERLEGVITPNGLHFERHHAGVPQVDPKSYRLVIHGMVERPLVFTLEDLKRFPSVTRTYFIECAGNGQNGYREPPDPNLTATRSRGLASNASWTGVPLALLLKEAGVKPGARWLIPEGMDAAMYTRSLPLEKAMEDVLVAYAQNGEALRPEQGYPVRLVVPGWEGSIQVKWLRRILVTDQPAMAKDETSEYTDVMADGKVLAFTWVMEPQSIVTYPSGGQVIKPGFHEIRGLAWSGFGRITKVEISLDEGRTWRQATLEAPVERYAFVRFKMPWQWRGEEVVLWSRAWDEKGNTQPTREEFFRRWGKNNRYHYNAIQAWRILPDGRVVNGDRPLGVRAVGPVGGCDGEVFDG
- a CDS encoding c-type cytochrome codes for the protein MAKKVFFVVALLGLALGARYGLGTPISEELAAQYDLRPVVLPDGRGLPPGEGKVAEGERIYAEKCASCHGARGEGYPFNRLVAEPFPITPDTEPVEYAIGNYWPYATTLYDYIRRAMPFGAPGTLTDEEVYHLVAFLLYMNGIIEADEPINQKTLPQVRMPARELLDVDPETKRRFPWLTLP